Proteins encoded in a region of the Pseudothermotoga elfii DSM 9442 = NBRC 107921 genome:
- a CDS encoding methylated-DNA--[protein]-cysteine S-methyltransferase, whose protein sequence is MDCGFVSTKIGFVSVYVERGAVTRIEFAKKCEGKVSSEILKQLEQYFEGKRKTLDFPVRFSGTEFQKKVWNELRKIPYGKTVSYGELARKLNTSPRAIGQALKANPLPVYFPCHRVVAKGSIGGFSGGLEWKKMLLELERCNL, encoded by the coding sequence ATGGATTGCGGTTTTGTTTCAACGAAAATAGGCTTTGTGTCAGTCTATGTAGAGAGAGGCGCGGTAACCAGGATAGAGTTTGCTAAGAAATGCGAAGGAAAAGTGTCAAGCGAGATACTTAAGCAGTTGGAACAGTATTTTGAAGGCAAAAGAAAGACGCTGGATTTTCCGGTGAGATTTTCTGGAACGGAATTTCAAAAAAAAGTCTGGAACGAGTTGAGAAAGATACCTTATGGTAAGACAGTCTCTTATGGAGAACTTGCCAGAAAACTTAACACATCTCCAAGGGCAATTGGTCAGGCACTCAAAGCTAATCCATTACCTGTTTATTTTCCGTGCCATAGGGTAGTAGCTAAAGGCTCGATTGGTGGTTTTAGTGGGGGGTTAGAATGGAAGAAAATGCTGCTTGAGTTAGAGAGGTGCAATTTGTGA
- a CDS encoding transglycosylase domain-containing protein, whose product MRKISFFTGLFVSLGLLWFIYFSTIKNLDSPESHLPTGLIILYNDGSPVMLSRCFWKDLSQVPPSIINALLSSEDKNFTRHIGIDLAGIARATVRNISQMSISEGGSTITQQLARTLYLSPERSWTRKIKEMFIALWIERVRTKDEILQMYLNSVYMGNGLYGFASASKYYFDKDLSELSLEEGAILIGTVRSPENFNPKDNPDLSKKKARTVLKAMVNENYLRNDQYEMLATKIDKMDFPKISEQNFDEEIFWRIVRELNSIGFGLSELRQGYKIYTTLDPLLSRLINDIDEKNVSLEAINPSTGAILAYKGVGVTYPEGRRLIGSSVKPLYYYLALLEGWGPESKLSDLPIKIGDWTPENFDKKYKGSVTLADALIESRNVPSVNLFMQLGKDKVIEFLKKELMLNGYYPNDITVSLGTIESAPEELLKCYAAIFNGGAVLKPYVVKAIEDPFGRIVYRALPHVLNVVKPRENDPIVASGLLLDIMKQVVNIGTGVYARQKVPVAGKTGTSDRNAWFIGGDSHIILSVVVDGENITGGTRAAPLWAKIMSSYPYRGVFPGWKTQTSDKIKNTRAVPTIDAERIIQWLSEGKLSEETLMEMIKTMSDEMVLDILSALNQFSPELARELWEKIKDTRSW is encoded by the coding sequence GTGAGAAAAATTTCGTTTTTTACAGGTTTGTTTGTATCTCTTGGCTTGTTGTGGTTCATATATTTTTCCACTATAAAAAATCTTGATAGCCCGGAATCTCATCTCCCAACTGGATTGATTATTCTTTACAATGATGGCTCTCCGGTGATGCTCTCGCGTTGTTTTTGGAAAGATCTGTCACAGGTCCCGCCATCGATAATTAATGCTCTCTTATCTTCAGAAGATAAAAACTTCACCAGGCATATAGGAATTGATCTTGCAGGTATAGCAAGAGCGACTGTAAGGAATATATCGCAAATGTCCATAAGTGAAGGTGGAAGTACAATTACTCAGCAGCTTGCAAGGACACTTTATCTCTCACCCGAGAGATCCTGGACAAGAAAAATTAAGGAGATGTTCATAGCACTCTGGATAGAAAGAGTGAGAACAAAGGATGAAATATTGCAGATGTATTTAAATTCTGTCTATATGGGTAACGGCTTATATGGATTTGCGAGCGCTTCAAAATATTATTTTGATAAAGATCTTTCCGAGCTCTCACTTGAAGAAGGCGCTATATTAATAGGAACTGTCAGATCGCCGGAAAATTTCAACCCGAAAGATAACCCTGATTTATCAAAAAAGAAAGCTAGGACAGTGCTTAAGGCGATGGTAAATGAAAATTACCTGAGAAATGACCAGTACGAAATGCTCGCTACGAAAATAGATAAAATGGATTTTCCAAAGATCAGTGAGCAGAATTTTGATGAGGAAATTTTTTGGAGAATCGTCAGGGAACTGAACAGCATTGGTTTTGGATTAAGCGAACTCAGACAAGGATACAAAATTTATACAACTCTGGACCCTTTGCTCTCACGCCTGATTAATGATATAGATGAAAAAAACGTATCGCTGGAGGCTATAAATCCATCTACAGGAGCCATCCTTGCTTATAAAGGCGTTGGTGTCACATATCCTGAAGGAAGAAGATTAATAGGTTCTTCTGTAAAACCCTTGTATTACTATCTTGCTCTCCTGGAAGGATGGGGCCCAGAAAGCAAATTGAGTGACCTGCCTATAAAGATTGGCGACTGGACTCCAGAAAATTTCGACAAAAAATACAAAGGAAGCGTAACACTTGCTGATGCCCTTATAGAATCCAGAAATGTGCCATCGGTAAATTTGTTTATGCAACTGGGGAAAGACAAGGTAATCGAGTTTTTAAAAAAAGAGCTGATGCTTAACGGTTATTATCCCAATGATATAACTGTTTCTCTCGGCACGATAGAAAGTGCGCCAGAAGAACTTTTGAAGTGCTATGCCGCTATATTCAATGGTGGTGCCGTGCTTAAGCCATACGTCGTTAAAGCTATAGAAGATCCGTTTGGCAGGATAGTTTACAGAGCTTTACCTCATGTACTTAATGTTGTGAAACCGCGCGAAAATGACCCAATTGTGGCTAGTGGCTTACTTTTAGATATAATGAAGCAGGTTGTGAATATTGGAACAGGTGTTTACGCAAGACAAAAAGTCCCTGTGGCTGGAAAGACGGGTACATCGGACAGAAATGCGTGGTTCATAGGAGGAGATAGTCATATAATCCTATCTGTTGTTGTAGATGGTGAGAATATAACAGGTGGAACCCGTGCAGCTCCATTGTGGGCAAAAATTATGTCCTCCTATCCATACAGAGGAGTTTTTCCGGGATGGAAGACACAGACATCGGATAAAATCAAGAATACCCGCGCCGTGCCGACAATAGATGCTGAGCGTATTATACAGTGGTTAAGCGAAGGGAAGCTTTCAGAAGAAACGCTCATGGAAATGATTAAAACCATGAGCGACGAAATGGTGCTCGATATATTAAGCGCACTGAATCAGTTTTCTCCTGAGCTGGCTCGTGAGTTGTGGGAAAAAATTAAAGACACAAGATCCTGGTGA
- the ftsY gene encoding signal recognition particle-docking protein FtsY, protein MGFFERLKTGLSRARKALFEGLSQILKGSKISDEILEELEERLLMADVGYPTTEYIIEQLKQSKTNDALETLKEIMIDLLSFDSKLNSPDQPPFVITVVGVNGTGKTTTVAKLAAYFQSTGKTVVLGAADTFRAAAIEQLREWGERTGSTVIYHSEGADSAAVAFDAVSHAKAREKDVVIIDTAGRLHTKKNLMEELKKVHRVIGKVVPGAPHEVLLVIDATTGQNGLVQAKVFKEMVDVTGIVITKLDGTAKGGISLAIKKELNLPIKFIGIGEGAEDLKPFDAKEFVEALIY, encoded by the coding sequence ATGGGATTTTTCGAACGACTTAAAACAGGACTTTCCAGAGCAAGAAAAGCGCTGTTTGAAGGACTTTCACAAATTCTTAAAGGTAGCAAAATAAGCGATGAAATTCTCGAAGAGCTTGAAGAAAGATTGCTGATGGCAGATGTCGGTTATCCAACAACAGAATACATAATAGAGCAATTGAAACAGAGCAAAACCAATGATGCACTCGAAACTTTAAAAGAAATAATGATTGATCTGCTTTCTTTCGATAGCAAGCTTAATTCACCAGATCAACCTCCCTTTGTGATAACAGTTGTTGGAGTTAATGGAACAGGTAAAACCACAACTGTAGCAAAACTCGCTGCGTATTTTCAATCAACTGGGAAAACAGTTGTATTGGGTGCAGCAGATACCTTCAGGGCAGCAGCAATAGAACAATTAAGAGAATGGGGAGAAAGAACTGGCTCTACGGTTATTTATCATTCCGAAGGAGCTGATTCTGCCGCAGTTGCTTTTGATGCTGTAAGCCATGCGAAGGCTCGAGAAAAAGATGTGGTGATAATCGATACAGCAGGAAGGTTGCATACGAAAAAGAACCTTATGGAAGAACTGAAAAAAGTTCACAGAGTTATCGGTAAAGTTGTCCCGGGAGCACCTCACGAGGTTTTGCTGGTCATAGATGCTACCACTGGGCAAAACGGATTGGTTCAAGCAAAGGTTTTCAAGGAAATGGTAGATGTAACTGGGATCGTTATAACAAAGCTTGATGGCACAGCAAAAGGCGGTATATCTTTAGCAATCAAAAAAGAATTAAATTTACCTATCAAATTCATAGGAATAGGGGAAGGTGCCGAAGATCTTAAGCCATTCGACGCAAAAGAGTTTGTAGAAGCTTTAATTTATTGA